The stretch of DNA GGCATCACTCCCTGTAGAGCCGGAGGGTGAGTAGGCCTTCCTCGATTTTTCTCTTAACGAGGGGGCTCCGGTCGTCCTGGGACTCCTCCAGCTTGGAGATGATGATTTTCTTGAGTTTGGGATTGACGGATGCCATTTGGACGAGCACTTCCACCGTGCTTGCCCTGACGACCTCGTCCCCATCGTGGAGCAGCATGAATATCTTGGGTAAAAAGGGGGTCACGTACCTCAGCCCGTTTTCCCCGAGGGCCGAGATGAAGTTCAGGGCGGTCAGTTTATCCGCGGACTCCTTGGAGCAGAGCATGTAGCTTATATCCCTGAAGACGTTGCCGAGGAGTTTGGGGTTTGCCCTCATTATCTCCTCCAGGACGTACGCCATGTTGACCTTCACCTTGGGGTCTCCTATCCTGTAGTTGGCGAATATAACCGGAATGGCCTTGCTCACCTTTTCAGGGTGTCTAACCGAAAGCTCCCCGAAGGCCCTGGCTATCTCCTGGGTTAGCGGCACCGCTTCGCTTTTCAGTATCATCGCGACCAGTTTGTTTATGAGTGCGTCATAGAAACCTGGGGGCAGCTCCTGTACGGCCATTATGACCTTCAGAGCGTTTTTTTGAGCTATCCACAGATCGTCGTCTAAAAACGTCACGACCTTTTCCAGAAACTCCCTGCTTACTGACGCTTTCACTATTATTTCGTCCAGCTTCTCCCCAGAGGCTAATGCTTCCCGCAGTTCGGCTTCTTCCATCTTAGGGCACCTAAGTAGTTTTAGCGGCCAACAAATTTATATAAATTTCCGTCTTTCTAACCGCGGGGATGAAAGATGAGCGGGAGAATTTACGTTGTTCTGGCGCTGTTCACTCTGATGCTGCTGCCCCTTGCCGGTGCCGAAAAGCTCGTGCTCTGGGAGGGTAAAATCTGTGAGGACGTGCCCTATCAAAAAAGCATCGAAGCAGTTTCCATTCTCGATGGGAGAATTTACGTCGGCTGCTCATACAGACAGGTGGCCAATGCGAGCGGCCTTATTGGAATCTACTACCTCGGAAGGGTGGCCGCGTATTCGATGGACGGGAGCCTCCTCTGGCAGAACGACTCCGGTTACGTCATCGGACTCAAACCCCTCCCTGACGGTCACGTTGTGGTTGGCAGCATGGGCGGTTTCATAACCTTTGATGAAAAGGGCAGATTCATGGCTCACAACGTCACATCGAACAAGCTCTACGACTTCCAGATTGTCGGCGGTACAGTCTACGCCGTCGACGGCGACTTCTTCATAGAGCAGGGCAACGCCTCGTACGTTGGCCACCTCTACCGCGGAAGACTCGTCAACGATACCGTCGTTCTGGGGGACTGGACGGTCAACTTCACCTCCCTGACGAGCAGGGTTCGCGTTGGGAACGGTGTAATCTACGTGGGGGCGGGCTTCCCGTCCGGGTACACCGGGCCCGGGGAGTTCGGGCATCTCTACGGTGTCTCACCGGAAGGTAAGATGCTCTGGGATCTCAATCTCGGTG from Thermococcus sp. 21S7 encodes:
- a CDS encoding PH0542 domain-containing protein; protein product: MEEAELREALASGEKLDEIIVKASVSREFLEKVVTFLDDDLWIAQKNALKVIMAVQELPPGFYDALINKLVAMILKSEAVPLTQEIARAFGELSVRHPEKVSKAIPVIFANYRIGDPKVKVNMAYVLEEIMRANPKLLGNVFRDISYMLCSKESADKLTALNFISALGENGLRYVTPFLPKIFMLLHDGDEVVRASTVEVLVQMASVNPKLKKIIISKLEESQDDRSPLVKRKIEEGLLTLRLYRE
- a CDS encoding PQQ-binding-like beta-propeller repeat protein codes for the protein MSGRIYVVLALFTLMLLPLAGAEKLVLWEGKICEDVPYQKSIEAVSILDGRIYVGCSYRQVANASGLIGIYYLGRVAAYSMDGSLLWQNDSGYVIGLKPLPDGHVVVGSMGGFITFDEKGRFMAHNVTSNKLYDFQIVGGTVYAVDGDFFIEQGNASYVGHLYRGRLVNDTVVLGDWTVNFTSLTSRVRVGNGVIYVGAGFPSGYTGPGEFGHLYGVSPEGKMLWDLNLGEWVRDMEVLNGNLLAGTGRNPSDGHLYYVSPEGKMLWKRSLFYVEDVEVGDGRVYVGGMGNGTGVLAALDPSDGKVLWTKTFPWRVKVVKYADGKLLVGTGKFESSNANGTSMVYSVGALYILDAKTGKELESVPDTGYVRSVAVEGSTAVIGTASQRFYVIDLNAVKTGGICGPGFVVLLGVLMGGMFSKRRRRSH